The Kiritimatiellia bacterium region GATATAGGCGAACTCACGGCGCAAATAACGGCGGCCCATGGCGGCGCTGACCCGCAGGTCTTGCATTGGAAAAATAAGCGTCAGCGAGTAAATGCTGTCAAAATAACGCCGGAAGGCCATGGCCAGCGAATAACGGTGGGAATGGAGTGCGATTGATTCGGGTTGATAAACCACCGCCAGCCCGGCATTGAGCAAATCCCGCGCAAACTGCTGGTCCTCGCTCATAATCAGGGTTTCATCAAACGGGTGTTTTATAAGGAGCGGCCGGCGGATGGCGGCGCTGACATTGGAAAAAAACACGTCCTGAAAAGTCAGAACGCCCTGCGGCGGCCGCAGGTAACGCGCCGCGCGGCCGGGCGGGAAATGATACTGGAGAAAAAAACGCTCCGTCGGCGGCGCATCTTCCCTGGGGATTTGGCGCGAAAACACCGCCCCCACCCCGCCGTCGGAAAAAGGCGCCAGCAGATTGAAAAGCCACCGGTCGTTTTGCGGCAGGGCATCCTGGGTCAACAGAACGACGATGTCGCCCCGGGCGGCGCGGGCTCCCATGTTGCGCGCGCCGCCATGCGAAAAATTTTTAATCGGAATGACGCGCGTGTTGACGGGCGACTGGCCGGCCGCCGCCGGTGTGCCGTCCGTGGAACACGAGTCAACCAGGATGATTTCATCCGGGGGAGACGGCTTTTGCGACGCGAGCGCGGCGAAAAGCGGCGGCAGGAATTTTGCGGCGTTCATTACCGGGATGACGATGGAAACGCTATATTGCCCGGATGTCTTCACTTGTAATTCTCAAGTGTCCGTAATGCCGGTGGCTTCAGTTTCCGGCGGCAGGCGGTCAATATGGCGCGGCAGGGCCATAATGCTGAACAGAAAAGAGGCCGCCCCGACCTGGACGCCGTTCACCAGGCAGACCAGCGCGAAAAAAAGCAAGCGCTGCTGGTTGAGAACGCCAAAACCTGAGGAAATCCAGTCCAGAACCACCCGCAGGGTCAGCAATACGCCGAGAAGAATTATCGCCGCGGAAACCACGCATGCCCTTTCAAAGGTGAACCAGCGGTAAAACCAGGCAATCACCGGGTCATGGTGCAGACCCGAAAGGTGGCCGTAAGCCTTGGCCAGAAGACCGATGGTGATGATTTGAATGCTCAGGATATTAAGCACGCCGCCGATCAGCATGCAATGGATATCCACGGCGCGGCCGCCGATGATGATCGGGCCGAAGACCAGCGGCAATGAAATCACAAGGCCCAGCATCCAGAAAAAAACACCCGGCACAAGCAGCATGGCGGCGGGACTGTGCAGCATCATGAAACGCAGATGGCGCCAGCCGTCGCGAAAAGAATGCAGTTTTGACCGGCCTTTCCGCGGATGATAGACAATATCGCGCTCAACGATCCGCAACCGGCAGCGGATGGCGCGCACCACCATTTCGCTGGCAAATTCCATGCCGGTTGTAACACAGCGCAGCTTCAGATAGGCGTCTTTCCGGATGGCGCGCAGCCCGCAATGGGCGTCATGGACAAGATTGCTGTGAAACATGGCGCGCAGCGCGAAGGACAGGAGCGGATTGCCGATATAGCGGTGCAGTCCGGGCATGGCGCCGGGCCGGATGTTTTTCATGCGATTGCCGATGACAAAATCGGCCGCGCCGTCCAGGATCGGCCGGACCAGCGCGGCAATGGCGCTAAAGTCGTAAGTGAGATCGGCGTCGCCCATGACGATCAGCTCATGGCGGGCGTTCCGGAAGCCGGTGCGCAGGGCCGACCCGTAACCGCGGTGCTTTTCCGGAATAACGCGCGCGCCGTGCGCGCGGGCGATCTGGACCGAGCGGTCGGTGGAGGAGTTGTCCACCACGATGATCTCTTCCGCCAGTCCCGTTGCGGCGATACCTTTGCGGGCCATCTCAATGACCCGGCCAATGGAGGCCTCCTCGTTGAGACAGGGGATCACCACGGAAATACCGTTGATGCGCGGATTCTCAGTTCTGGGGGGCGGCCTTTCCGCTTTGGTCATGTTCATTGTGCAATTTCTTCAACGGGCATTTCGTTTTCCGGAGGCGCCGGGATTGCGGCCGGCCCCTGGAGAAAACGGTCAATAGTCGCGCCTTTGCTTTCCGCGGGCACAACCTGATCCGCGGAACCGGACGGAACCGCAACCGGCGCGAGCGGTATAAACGGACTGGGCATGTTGGAAGAGCCCGGAGCGATCGGCTGGAAAGGAACGGGGGCGCCTCCGCTCTGGCGGACCTGGAAAGGCCCGAACGAAGCCTGCGGAAATGCCCCGGTACTGGCCTTGAAAAACGAAGTGGCCGGCCTGGACATAAAAGGCACGGCGTTGGTTCCCAGCGGCTGAAAGGGGCTGCCTTTCCTGCGCGCCAAGTCGGAAAAAAACGGCCGGCGGCGGGGGGACGCAGCTTGGCCCGGCGGCTGGAACGGAACGGCGCTCATAAGACCAGGAGCGGAAGCCGGAACGGCGTCCGGCGCACTGTCCTTGCTCGGCCGCAATTTCAAGACAGCCGTTTCGCTGTCTTTTTTAATGACGGCTTCCTCATTGTCGTAATCAACCGAAACCAATTGCAAGCCCTCGCGGCTTTCCCCCACGCCAAGCGAAAAATTCTTGTTGGTTTTCTTGTCAAACAAACCGATACGGATGCCGTAACCGTCGTCCACAATTGATTTCATTTCCAGATCCCTGGCAACGACGTCGCCAAGCGCCGCCTGCGGCTGGGCGTTTTCCGAAGGAGCCACTTCCCCGAAAGGTTTCTTATCCAGAATTACCTGATAACCGGAAAAATCGCGGACGGCGACCGCGGCCGGCGCTGTTCCGCCGCCGCAAAACACAAGCGCCGCCGCAAGCAGGTTATAAAAGCGGAGATTGTTTTTTAAAAAATTCATAATCTGGCAATGGACGCATTTTAAGTTTTATCGCCCGAAAAGGCAATGATTTTATGCCGATTCCGCGCCTTGCGCCGCGCGCCGCTCAAAGAGCCGGACAATCCAGACCGAGATTTCATAGAGCAGAAACATTGGAAGCGCCATAATAAGCTGTGAAAACACGTCCGGACCGGGCGTTAATATCATCGCCAGAATCAGGATGACCACGACCGCATGCCGGCGTTTTGACCGCAGGAATGACGAAGACACCACGTTGAAATACCCCAGCACCATGATCGCCACCGGCAGTTCAAAGGCAAGCCCAAAAAGCAGGAGCAGTTGCATGCAAAACGTCGTGTAGCTGGTGGCCGTCCATTCGGCCTGAATGCCGAGCCAGCCGTGCAGGGCAAAAAACACTTTCAAGGCGATCGGCAGGGTGAGAAAATAGCCGAGCGCCACGCCGAGCATGAACAGGAAAAAGGCGAAAACACCCGCCAAACGGACTGTTTTCCGCTCCGAAGCGGTAAGACCCGGGAAAACGAATCCCCCGATCAGGAAGAGAATGACCGGTGCGCTTAAAATCAAGCCGCCCCAGAAAAGCAAGCGCAATACTATGGCAAAAGCGCCGGTGATCTCCAGCGAACGCAGGAATATTTCCGGATGCGCCGTTATTTTTGCGAGGGGCGCGCACAAAAGCCTGAAAATGACCGGAGCGAACGGCAGGGCAACGAGCATGGCGAGAATCAACACCGCGAGCGACCAGAGGATTGTGCGGCGCAGTTCCTCAAGATGCTGCAGGAAGGGTTTCGGTTCGTCCCGTTCAAAAACACGTTCAATGTTCTGTTTTTCCTGCGGCATAACGAAAAGCCTTTTCAAGAATGTATCCAACCGGAGACCCGCTCGTCAATAGCAAACCCGCCGCGTCCGATCCCCGCGATAATTTTTTTCCAGGCGTGGATTTACAGAACAAACAAACTCTGTTATCCTGCAACCTGCATCCGGAAACGTTTTTTTCACAAGCTGGTGGAAAAAGGCATGGAGGACAGGCAATGAAAAGAATAACGGAAAAAATCGCTGAGGGAAAAATTCTTGTCTCCGACGGCGCCTGGGGCACAATGCTCCAGCAGAAAGGACTGTTACCCGGCGAATGCCCCGAATTATGGTGTCTGACCCATCGCGCCGACGTGCTGGCTATCGCCCGCGATTATGTCGCCGCCGGCGCCGCTCTCGTTAAAACCAACAGTTTCGGCGGCAATTCCTTCAAGCTGGATTTTTTCGGCTTGGGAGGCAGGACTGCCGAGATCAACGAAGCGGCCGCGGCCATTTCGCGCGAAGCCGCCGGCCGGGACAGGCACGTCATCGCTTCCATGGGCCCCACCGGCAAAATGCTCCTCATGGGCGATGTTGCCGAAGAGGAAATGCTGAACTCCTTCCGCGAACAGGCCGCGGCGCTGGAAAAAGGCGGGGCGGACGCCGCCTGCATTGAGACCATGTCGGATATCTCCGAAGCCTGCCTGGCGATCCGGGCGGTCAAGGAAAATACCGCGCTGGAAATCATCTGCACTTTTACTTTTGAAAAAACCGCGCAAGGTGAATACCGCACAATGATGGGCGTGTCGCCCGCGGAAATGGCCGCGGCCTGCTTGAAAGCCGGCGCGAACATCATCGGCGCGAACTGCGGGAACGGCTTTGAGCAGATGCCGCCCATCGTAAGCGAGATCAGGAAAGCCGCGCCGAACGCCCCGATCCTTGTCCATGCCAACGCCGGCCTTCCGGTCAACAGCGGCGGAACAATTGTTTTTCCGGACAGCCCTGAAATGACCGCCAAACATGTGCCGGCCATTGTCGCGGCCGGGGCCGGCATTATCGGCGGCTGTTGCGGCACCACGCCGGATCACATCAGGGCCATTGCCAAGGCGGTGCAGGTTATCAAGCCGGCCGGAGGCGAAACCGCGCAAAAATCCAGTCGTTGAATATCGTCCGGGGGCGACAATGAAACAGAGCATTTTATTTCCGGCAATGTTCATAATAAACGTTCTTTGCCTTTTCCCGGCAATCGGTTGCGCCGCTCCGGACTTCAAGTCGTCAATCGTAAAAATATACGTTACCGTCCAATCCGAGGATTACGGGACGCCCTGGCAGCCGGGCGCGCTCCGCTCGGGAAGCGGATCGGGCTTGATTATCAGAAAGAAAAGAATCCTGACCAACGCCCACGTCGTCTCCGACACGCGCTTTATCGAAGTCCAGCGCGAAGGCGATCCGCGCAAATACCAGGCCGCGGTCCTGTTCGCGGGCCACGACTGCGACCTGGCCGTTTTGAGCGTGCCCGACGAATCGTTTTTCAAGGACACGCGCCCCCTGCCGCTCGGCACGGAACTGCCGGGCCTGAACAACGAGGTAATCGTCCTCGGCTACCCCATGGGCGGAGAGCGCATCTCGCTCACCAAGGGCGTGGTCTCGCGCATTGATTACATCCCCTACTCCCACAGCCGGGTGGACTGGCACCTTGCCATGCAGGTGGATGCGGCCATCAACCCCGGCAACAGCGGCGGCCCGGTGCTTTACCGCGACCGGGTGGTCGGCGTCGCTTTTCAGGGCATACCCGGCGGCCAAAACCTCGGCTATGCAATCCCCCTGCCGGTCATCCGGCATTTCCTGGATGATATTGAAGACGGCGTCTATGACGGTTATCCGGAGCTCGGCGTCATGACCATGGAAACCCGGAACCCCGCCTTGCGCCGCAACCTGAAACTGGAGCAAAAAAACGGCGGAACAGTAATCAATATGACCGACCCTTTCGCCAGCGCCTTCGGCCTCCTCCAAACCGGCGACGTCATCATGACGGTTGACGGATATCCACTCGCCGACGACGGCACCGCCGTCATTGACAACCAGACCATGCAATACGCCGAACTGATTGAACGCAAGCAATGCGGCCAGCCCGTGGAACTGGGAATATTGCGTAATGGCGAACCTAAGTCCGTAACCGTGCCGCTCCTGAAAAGCATTGATCCATTCGCTTACCGTTATGAGTATGACCGGCTCCCCGAATATTTCATTTGCGGCGGGCTGGTCTTCGCTCCGCTCTCGCTTAACTGGCTCTCCCAGAACGGCCGGCGGCTAAATCAACCCGATACGCAGCACCTGCTCTATTATTCGCAATTTGCCAAAACCGACGGGCTTTATTCAAACCGTGTGCAGTTCGTGATCCTTGCCGACCGGCTGCCCCACCCGGTCAACACCTATGACCAAGGATTTCTTTACAAGACCGTTGCCGCGATCAATGGAAAACCAATCGGGCAAATGCGCGATCTCTCTTCCGCCTTCCGCGCGCCCTCCGGCCGCGGCGGCGCAGAGGGCGGAAGCGCCAGGCACGTGATCTGTTTTAATGAAACGCCCGACGCGCTGATCCTGGACGCGGCAAAAGCGCAAAAAGCGGATGAAGAAATTTTGCGCAGTTACAACGTTCCGGCCCCCTGTTATCTGCGGAAGGCAACCGCGCCGTGAAACAAAAAAAAATATTACCCCAGAGACGCAGAGATTTATTCTCTTCAAGAAAACCAATGCTTCCCTTTTTCTCCGCGTTCTCCGCGCCCCTGCGCGCAATGCTGCGGTTGCAAGCGGGTCCCGCAAAGCGGGCGGCGCTATTTTTCCTGCTGGTCGCCCTGCCATCCTTTGCGGCTGAAAACACCTCGCCGCCGGACGATGCCTCAATCACGGAAGTAACCGCCGTCTGCCAGGAATTTGATCCGAAAATTCCCTGGTTAAAAAAACAGCCGCAAGTGCGCCAGAGCCTGGCGGTGGTTGTGGAAGGCGGTTTGTTCCTTACCGTTGAGGACGCCGCGCGCAACGGCAATCTTATTGAAATCCGCCGGGCCGGAACCGGCGCCAGGCTGGAAGCGGAAAAAATTGAGGCCGACGTGCAAATCGGCGCCGCTCTGCTGAAAATCAAGGATAAAAAACAAGCGGCGCGTTTTCAGGCGGTGCCGCTCGCCGGCAAGGTGCGCCGCAATGATCCGGTCACCATTGTCAAAATGGACGAGAGCGGGCAGTTTCAAAGCGACGCGGGGCGCGTGATTGAAATCAGCGCCTCGCCGCGCGGCCTGGTTTTCACGGTGCTGACGGATTTCACGGTGGAAAAGGACGGCACGCCGGTTTTTCTCGGCGAACCCCTCCCCGGCGAAGACCGTTTGCTGGCCGGCATTACAACCGGTTACGACAAAAAAACGCAGACCTGCACGGTGCTATCCGCCATGACGTTGAAGAAATTCATCGCCGGAGCGCGGGCGACTCCGTATCCCGGAACGGCCTGGGCCGGCCTTGAATGGAAACCGCTGCTTGATCCGGTCAAGCGCGAACACCTCGGCGCCGCTGGAGAAAAAAAAGGCATCATGGTTGTGCGCGCCGTCCCCGGGTCGGGCGCCGCGGCCGTTCTGCATGCCGAAGACGTAATCATTGAAATGGACGGTTTTAAACTGGACGAAATGGGCTATTATGACGATCCTGATTTCGGCCGCCTGCTTTTTGCCAATATCATTAACGGCCGGCACGCCCCGGGCGACAACATTCCGTTGACAATCATCCGCAACCGGGAAAAAACAACGGTGCGGCTGCCGCTTCAAAACAAAGATGACCGCTTCCTGACAATTCCGGAAAACACAACCGGCGGCCGGGCCGAATACCTGGCCGAAGGCGGCCTGATCCTGCGCGAACTGACCGGCGATTATTTGTGCGCGGGCGGCGCTGAATGGATCATCCAGACAAATCCCCGCCTGGTTTATTACTATTTTAATCCCTGGCAGTTCAGCGCCCGGGCGGGCGAGCACGTCGTTATCCTTTCAAGGGTATTGCCGGACCGGATCAACATCGGCTACCACGAATACCGCGACGAAGTCGTAACGGCCGTCAACAACCGGCCGGTCCGCTGTTTGGCGGACGTCTTCAACGCCGTTGACCGCGACGGCGGATTGAGACGGGTGTCGCTCATGGGGCATGGCGTTGACCTGGCGCTGGACGAAACGGAACTGCCGGAAGCCAATAAACGCATCGCGGCCAATTACCGCATCCCGAGCCTGCGTTATCAACGCCCGGAAAAATAAAGGCACCGCACATCCAGATCGTCAGAACTCAGAAGTCGGTAGTCAGAATAAAAACCATTCCCTGGAAGCAGGGTTCGCGGTTCGTCTGTGTTTTGTCCCGAATTCTGACTACTGAATTTCTGATATTTACGGCTGTTCCGGCTTGATTTCGTCCGAGCAGGGCGGCAGGCCGGCCAGTTTCTGGTAAAGGTCGTTGCGCGCCGCCACCAGTTTGTCCGCTTCTGCCATCAGACGCTTGGCGTTATCCGGATAGGTCTGGGAAAGGACGCGGAAGCGGTTTTCCTTCATGACCGCTTCGCTGTATTTCATGACCGGCGGCTTGCTGTCAAGCGTCAGCGGGTTTTTCCCCTCCCTGGTCAGGTCCGGATTATACCGGTAAAGCGGGAAATGCCCCGATTGCACCGCGGCCTTCTGGGCCGAAAGGCCCGTGGCCATGTTTATGCCGTGGGCGATGCAGTGCGAATAGGCGATGATAATGGAAGGGCCGTTGTAGGCGTCGGCCTCGGCAAAAGCCCGGACGGTCTGATTCGGATTGGCGCCCATGGCCACCGTAGCGACATAAATGCTGCCGTAGCTCATGCAGATCATCCCTAAGTCTTTTTTCATCAGGGGTTTTCCGGCCATGGCAAACCGGGCCACGGCGCCCATCGGCGTCGCTTTGGAGGCCTGACCGCCGGTGTTTGAATAGACTTCCGTGTCAAGCACGAGCACATTGACGTTCCGCCCAGAAGCAAGGACATGGTCAAGTCCGCCGTAACCGATGTCGTAAGCCCAGCCGTCGCCGCCGACGATCCAGACCGACTTTTTGACGAGGTAATCTGCCACGGACCGAAGCTGGCGCGCGACGTCGGAATTGCACTTTTCAAGCTGGCGTTTCAATTGCTCCAACCGTCCGCGCTGCTCTTCAATGGCTGCCGGAGTGGTCTGGTCGGCATTTCTGATTTCGTCCATAAGCGGTTTCACTGCGCCGCAGGAAGGACAGGCGGCGGCCTGCTCCAGCAGCTCCAGGGCGTAAGCGTTGAATTTATCAACCGCCAGGCGCATGCCGTAGCCGAACTCGGCGTTGTCTTCAAAGAGCGAATTTGACCAGGCCGGCCCGCGCCCGTCTTCCCGCGTGGTATAGGGCGTGGTCGGCAGGTTGCCGCCGTAAATTGAAGAACAACCGGTGGCGTTGGCTATCAGGGCGCGGTCGCCGAAGAGCTGGGTCAGAAGCTTTACGTAAGGCGTCTCGCCGCAGCCGGCGCAGGCGCCGGAAAATTCAAACATGGCGCGCACGAACTGGCTGCCCTTGATGGTTGCGCGATTATACAACTTCGCATCCATATCGGGAATTTTCATGAAGAAGGCGAAGTTATCCGCCTCCTGTTTGCGCAACGGCAGTTGCGGAGTCATATCAATTGCGCGGTGGCCGGTCTCCTGCCTGGTGGCGGCATCCCTCTCGCGCGCCGGACAATTCTGAACGCATACCCCGCAGCCGGTGCAATCCTCGGGCGCAATCTGGACGGTATATTTCATGCCGGCATATTCCTTGCCCTTGGAGTCCGCGGATTTGAAGTTTGCCGGCGCGTCTTTCAAATAGGCGGATTCATAAACCTTCACGCGGATGGCGGCGTGCGGGCAGACCAGAGAGCACTGTCCGCACTGAATGCACAATTTCTCATCCCATTTGGGAATATCTATGGCGATATTGCGTTTTTCATACTTGGTGGTGCCGGTCGGCCAGGTGCCGTCGGCGGGCATGGCGCTCACGGGCAATTCGTCCCCCTTCTTGCTCATGATAACCGCGGTTACGTTTTTGACGAAATCCGGCGCATGTTCGGCCACGGCCGGCGGCATTTTCAACTTGCGGGCCGGCTTTGCCGGCACATTGACCTTCTGGAGCGCGGCCACGGCCGAATCAACCGCCTTGAAATTCATCTGCACAACTTCCTCGCCCTTGCGGCCGTAGGTTTTGCGGATGGCGTTTTTCATCGCGGCAATGGCCTTGTCCGGCGGCAGGACTCCGGCAATCTGGAAAAAACAGGCCTGCATAATCGTGTTGATCCGCGAGCCGAGGTTTATTTCTTTGGCCAGTTTGACGGCGTCAATCACGTAAAAATTGATTTTCTTTTTGATGATCTGCCGCTCTATTTCATCTGGCATGCGGTTCC contains the following coding sequences:
- a CDS encoding glycosyltransferase family 2 protein; amino-acid sequence: MKTSGQYSVSIVIPVMNAAKFLPPLFAALASQKPSPPDEIILVDSCSTDGTPAAAGQSPVNTRVIPIKNFSHGGARNMGARAARGDIVVLLTQDALPQNDRWLFNLLAPFSDGGVGAVFSRQIPREDAPPTERFFLQYHFPPGRAARYLRPPQGVLTFQDVFFSNVSAAIRRPLLIKHPFDETLIMSEDQQFARDLLNAGLAVVYQPESIALHSHRYSLAMAFRRYFDSIYSLTLIFPMQDLRVSAAMGRRYLRREFAYILRRHPLYFPYYCLYNMAKAAGAFLGHFGARLPRRLARALSLHRYYWDRPPAAAFVPEKTP
- a CDS encoding glycosyltransferase family 2 protein, which encodes MNMTKAERPPPRTENPRINGISVVIPCLNEEASIGRVIEMARKGIAATGLAEEIIVVDNSSTDRSVQIARAHGARVIPEKHRGYGSALRTGFRNARHELIVMGDADLTYDFSAIAALVRPILDGAADFVIGNRMKNIRPGAMPGLHRYIGNPLLSFALRAMFHSNLVHDAHCGLRAIRKDAYLKLRCVTTGMEFASEMVVRAIRCRLRIVERDIVYHPRKGRSKLHSFRDGWRHLRFMMLHSPAAMLLVPGVFFWMLGLVISLPLVFGPIIIGGRAVDIHCMLIGGVLNILSIQIITIGLLAKAYGHLSGLHHDPVIAWFYRWFTFERACVVSAAIILLGVLLTLRVVLDWISSGFGVLNQQRLLFFALVCLVNGVQVGAASFLFSIMALPRHIDRLPPETEATGITDT
- the tatC gene encoding twin-arginine translocase subunit TatC, with amino-acid sequence MPQEKQNIERVFERDEPKPFLQHLEELRRTILWSLAVLILAMLVALPFAPVIFRLLCAPLAKITAHPEIFLRSLEITGAFAIVLRLLFWGGLILSAPVILFLIGGFVFPGLTASERKTVRLAGVFAFFLFMLGVALGYFLTLPIALKVFFALHGWLGIQAEWTATSYTTFCMQLLLLFGLAFELPVAIMVLGYFNVVSSSFLRSKRRHAVVVILILAMILTPGPDVFSQLIMALPMFLLYEISVWIVRLFERRAAQGAESA
- a CDS encoding homocysteine S-methyltransferase family protein produces the protein MKRITEKIAEGKILVSDGAWGTMLQQKGLLPGECPELWCLTHRADVLAIARDYVAAGAALVKTNSFGGNSFKLDFFGLGGRTAEINEAAAAISREAAGRDRHVIASMGPTGKMLLMGDVAEEEMLNSFREQAAALEKGGADAACIETMSDISEACLAIRAVKENTALEIICTFTFEKTAQGEYRTMMGVSPAEMAAACLKAGANIIGANCGNGFEQMPPIVSEIRKAAPNAPILVHANAGLPVNSGGTIVFPDSPEMTAKHVPAIVAAGAGIIGGCCGTTPDHIRAIAKAVQVIKPAGGETAQKSSR
- a CDS encoding trypsin-like peptidase domain-containing protein gives rise to the protein MFIINVLCLFPAIGCAAPDFKSSIVKIYVTVQSEDYGTPWQPGALRSGSGSGLIIRKKRILTNAHVVSDTRFIEVQREGDPRKYQAAVLFAGHDCDLAVLSVPDESFFKDTRPLPLGTELPGLNNEVIVLGYPMGGERISLTKGVVSRIDYIPYSHSRVDWHLAMQVDAAINPGNSGGPVLYRDRVVGVAFQGIPGGQNLGYAIPLPVIRHFLDDIEDGVYDGYPELGVMTMETRNPALRRNLKLEQKNGGTVINMTDPFASAFGLLQTGDVIMTVDGYPLADDGTAVIDNQTMQYAELIERKQCGQPVELGILRNGEPKSVTVPLLKSIDPFAYRYEYDRLPEYFICGGLVFAPLSLNWLSQNGRRLNQPDTQHLLYYSQFAKTDGLYSNRVQFVILADRLPHPVNTYDQGFLYKTVAAINGKPIGQMRDLSSAFRAPSGRGGAEGGSARHVICFNETPDALILDAAKAQKADEEILRSYNVPAPCYLRKATAP
- the nifJ gene encoding pyruvate:ferredoxin (flavodoxin) oxidoreductase, whose amino-acid sequence is MADKKMMDGNTAAATVAYNVNEICAIYPITPSSNMGELADEMSASGKKNIWGSVPQVVELQSEGGASGTVHGSLTAGALATTFTASQGLLLMIPNMFKIAGELTSTVFHVTARSIACQALSIFGDHSDVMAARSTGFALLSSNSIQEAMDMALIAQAATLEARVPFVHFFDGFRTSHEIQKIEEISRETMRAMINDELVLAHRQRGLSPDRPSLRGTSQNPDVYFQGRETVNPYYLATPAIVQRQMDKFAKLTGRQYKLFDYVGTPDAEKVIVMMGSGAETAHETVNDLAAKGKKVGLLKVRLFRPFDVKAFIAALPPTVKAIAVLDRTKEPGAIGEPLYLDVRTAIGEAMSEKMMATRRYPLIRGGRYGLGSKDFTPDCVKAVFDNLSRKGINHFTVGINDDVAKTSLKVDRRFKVVHSGRIECKFYGLGSDGTVGANKNSIKIIGEETDNFAQGYFEYDSKKAGAVTISHLRFGPTPIQSPYLCTQADFVACHQFSFLEKYDLLSDAKDGAVFLLNAPYGADEVWNRMPDEIERQIIKKKINFYVIDAVKLAKEINLGSRINTIMQACFFQIAGVLPPDKAIAAMKNAIRKTYGRKGEEVVQMNFKAVDSAVAALQKVNVPAKPARKLKMPPAVAEHAPDFVKNVTAVIMSKKGDELPVSAMPADGTWPTGTTKYEKRNIAIDIPKWDEKLCIQCGQCSLVCPHAAIRVKVYESAYLKDAPANFKSADSKGKEYAGMKYTVQIAPEDCTGCGVCVQNCPARERDAATRQETGHRAIDMTPQLPLRKQEADNFAFFMKIPDMDAKLYNRATIKGSQFVRAMFEFSGACAGCGETPYVKLLTQLFGDRALIANATGCSSIYGGNLPTTPYTTREDGRGPAWSNSLFEDNAEFGYGMRLAVDKFNAYALELLEQAAACPSCGAVKPLMDEIRNADQTTPAAIEEQRGRLEQLKRQLEKCNSDVARQLRSVADYLVKKSVWIVGGDGWAYDIGYGGLDHVLASGRNVNVLVLDTEVYSNTGGQASKATPMGAVARFAMAGKPLMKKDLGMICMSYGSIYVATVAMGANPNQTVRAFAEADAYNGPSIIIAYSHCIAHGINMATGLSAQKAAVQSGHFPLYRYNPDLTREGKNPLTLDSKPPVMKYSEAVMKENRFRVLSQTYPDNAKRLMAEADKLVAARNDLYQKLAGLPPCSDEIKPEQP